The following coding sequences lie in one Magnetococcales bacterium genomic window:
- a CDS encoding zinc-ribbon domain-containing protein, whose product MIVQCTNCDKQFEVDEAVLGPKGRKLKCSNCKTVFFQGPPAPDEVKVEAPPEEAAPPEEAAPPEEAAPPEEAA is encoded by the coding sequence GTGATCGTTCAGTGTACCAATTGTGACAAACAGTTTGAGGTGGATGAGGCCGTTTTGGGCCCCAAGGGCCGCAAACTGAAATGTTCCAACTGCAAAACCGTCTTTTTCCAGGGGCCTCCAGCTCCGGATGAAGTGAAGGTAGAGGCTCCCCCTGAAGAGGCGGCTCCCCCTGAAGAGGCGGCTCCCCCTGAAGAGGCGGCTCCCCCTGAAGAGGCGGCTC